Proteins co-encoded in one Bremerella sp. TYQ1 genomic window:
- the tyrS gene encoding tyrosine--tRNA ligase, with protein sequence MKDIFAELSWRGLINQTTGDDSFGTWLNEQSRTVYAGFDPTAESLHVGHMLPLMLLRRFQAAGHKPIALVGGATGMIGDPSGKSAERNLLSVDQLRANVDAIKVQMGQFLDFEEAGSGAVLVNNFDWMQSFSYLDFLRDIGKNFPVNVMMAKDSVKGRLERDDAGLSYTEFSYMLLQAYDFVHLYDKHGCTLQIGGSDQWGNITAGIDLGRRMRSAQLFGMTCPLLTKSDGTKMGKTESGAIWLSADRTSPYAFYQYWINVADEDAGKCLRFLTELEREEIESLDKAREEEPHKRQSQKRLAEALTELVHGKQGVESALRATDIFFGGEIDNLSDKQLIEIFADVPSQELSRDRLAADGGLNIVDALVESGLCKSKGDARRTISQGGAYVNNRRVEEVERSLGTTDLASETVMVLRSGKKKYALLRFAGE encoded by the coding sequence ATGAAAGACATTTTCGCAGAACTTTCGTGGCGTGGACTGATCAATCAAACCACGGGGGACGACTCGTTCGGGACCTGGCTGAACGAGCAGTCGCGGACCGTCTACGCAGGTTTCGATCCGACTGCCGAGAGCCTTCACGTCGGGCACATGTTGCCGTTGATGCTACTGCGTCGTTTTCAAGCGGCAGGTCATAAGCCGATTGCTTTGGTCGGTGGTGCCACAGGAATGATTGGCGATCCGAGTGGCAAAAGTGCTGAACGGAACCTGCTATCTGTCGATCAACTGCGAGCTAATGTTGACGCCATCAAAGTTCAGATGGGGCAGTTTCTCGACTTTGAGGAAGCAGGCAGCGGTGCCGTCTTGGTGAATAACTTTGACTGGATGCAAAGCTTCAGTTACCTCGACTTCCTGCGCGACATCGGCAAGAACTTTCCTGTCAACGTGATGATGGCGAAAGACTCCGTCAAAGGCCGACTCGAACGAGACGATGCCGGGCTGAGTTACACTGAGTTCAGCTATATGCTGCTGCAAGCCTACGACTTCGTGCATCTGTACGACAAGCATGGCTGCACGCTGCAGATTGGTGGTAGCGACCAGTGGGGCAACATCACGGCTGGGATCGATCTGGGACGCCGGATGCGATCGGCTCAACTCTTCGGTATGACCTGTCCGCTTTTGACCAAAAGCGACGGGACCAAGATGGGGAAGACCGAGTCCGGCGCCATTTGGCTGTCGGCCGATCGCACAAGTCCATACGCGTTCTACCAATACTGGATCAACGTCGCGGATGAAGATGCCGGCAAGTGCTTGCGATTCCTGACTGAACTAGAACGGGAAGAAATCGAATCGCTGGATAAAGCCCGCGAAGAAGAGCCCCATAAGCGTCAAAGCCAGAAACGCTTGGCCGAAGCATTGACCGAACTGGTCCACGGCAAGCAGGGTGTCGAAAGTGCTCTACGTGCAACCGACATTTTCTTTGGCGGCGAGATCGATAATTTGAGCGATAAGCAGCTCATCGAAATTTTCGCGGATGTGCCTAGCCAAGAGCTTAGCCGAGACCGACTGGCCGCCGATGGTGGATTAAACATCGTCGATGCGTTGGTTGAGTCAGGCCTTTGCAAGAGCAAGGGGGACGCACGCCGAACCATTTCGCAGGGCGGGGCTTACGTCAATAATCGCCGCGTTGAAGAGGTCGAAAGATCGCTCGGCACCACCGATTTGGCCAGCGAAACGGTCATGGTCTTACGGAGCGGCAAGAAGAAATACGCTTTGTTGCGGTTTGCTGGCGAGTAG
- a CDS encoding DNA polymerase ligase N-terminal domain-containing protein, protein MPRFAILHHETPTEAAKPDHFDLLLEEGSVLKTFTLWQFPQIETTVAAVPDFDHRMVYLEYEGPISKNRGHVQRVDVGTFEWIEQTAERIVVQLAGQKLDGKLTLELQSSAGVSGSDGNSAGA, encoded by the coding sequence ATGCCTCGCTTTGCCATCCTTCATCACGAAACGCCAACCGAAGCAGCTAAGCCGGATCATTTCGACTTGCTGCTGGAAGAGGGGAGCGTTCTGAAGACGTTCACGCTGTGGCAATTCCCGCAGATCGAAACGACCGTCGCGGCGGTCCCTGATTTTGATCACCGGATGGTCTACCTCGAATATGAGGGACCGATCTCCAAGAATCGTGGGCACGTCCAGCGAGTCGACGTAGGGACGTTTGAGTGGATCGAACAGACGGCTGAAAGAATCGTCGTTCAACTTGCCGGGCAAAAGCTCGACGGAAAGCTAACGCTCGAGCTTCAAAGCTCCGCAGGTGTTTCGGGAAGCGACGGTAATTCAGCGGGGGCTTGA
- a CDS encoding DUF11 domain-containing protein, with product MRWSTSTKRTLLLTTLWIAIVSIGCAPFRVPRIDPSGQRIFARDTTSVDCNLGCFNQQPAFQQPAPLSPCPAPGVTPLTPLPAAPKDVADPEALQLSPSRVVAPVGTEVVLVAGVNRKKHLHEAGRPVNWILSRESVGYITEVGKDSNMFDLVSNRNYGVQGPDFATSSTLLCDKTIDRGTELPGDDVRVLKGQTWMSVSSASPGVSRVTALAPTFENWPARQQTATIYWVDAQWQFPAPVVVPAGDKAVLTTTVLRQTNRQPVEGWKVRYEILDGPPSAFLINGQTAAQGEPVEVRSDGNGFATAELAPLSNQAGTAQVRVTLIQPNMDPESNAENLMLGSGVTTVTWSAPQLSVDITGPEVAEYNSQAVYNINLQNGGDVAARNTFLSVTLDPGLVYESSVPAAQVRGNRLEWSIGDLEARGFRQISLTTRVQQSGTLQNQVVATAEPGLRSEDSVSTQIAVDAIHLEMEGPESVTVGEPVTYRITIRNTGNQQLTNLRLEDVFDNGLIIPGRESPIGNRLNGGTLNMGQTITESLTFQTQTPGRYCHRLTVEADGVQGKSATACVSVNPPPAEPSFNLELRAPSTRTVDETVLFRAILTNTGPVTLTNVQVEEIVDPSFQILGRTDPARDEQNKVIWTFPRILPNQQAILEVECKANSPISEACNRISATTAEGVSNNARTCTTITASARPPQEQPPAVGQNGGGTPQEVTGQLEVSLTELQENIRAGNNVTYYLSVRNARNADDGNVEVLLRLGDGMRFVGLTGPGNPQTSQSADGMTIGVQPLRYMRAGDSASFQITVQMATPGKKLIKAEVRSQRSPQGISVEEDTTVY from the coding sequence ATGCGGTGGTCAACTAGCACGAAGCGAACGTTGCTCCTTACGACGCTATGGATTGCGATCGTCAGCATAGGCTGCGCGCCGTTCCGCGTTCCTCGAATCGACCCTTCCGGGCAGCGAATCTTTGCTCGCGATACGACCTCGGTCGACTGTAATTTAGGTTGCTTTAATCAACAGCCTGCCTTCCAGCAGCCGGCGCCACTTTCTCCTTGCCCGGCCCCTGGTGTCACACCGCTGACCCCGCTTCCTGCGGCTCCTAAAGACGTAGCCGACCCGGAAGCACTTCAGCTTTCACCTTCACGCGTCGTTGCTCCTGTCGGTACGGAAGTTGTCTTGGTGGCTGGCGTCAATCGTAAGAAACATCTGCATGAGGCTGGTCGTCCAGTGAACTGGATTTTGTCGCGTGAAAGCGTCGGCTATATCACGGAAGTTGGTAAAGACTCGAACATGTTCGACCTGGTTTCGAACCGAAACTATGGCGTACAGGGACCAGACTTCGCGACAAGCAGCACCCTTTTGTGCGACAAGACGATCGACCGCGGAACCGAACTTCCCGGCGACGACGTGCGTGTACTCAAGGGGCAAACCTGGATGTCGGTCAGCTCGGCATCGCCAGGGGTGAGCCGCGTAACAGCGTTGGCCCCGACGTTTGAAAACTGGCCTGCTCGTCAACAGACAGCAACTATCTACTGGGTCGATGCGCAGTGGCAGTTCCCTGCTCCAGTGGTTGTTCCTGCAGGCGACAAAGCTGTTCTGACAACGACCGTACTGCGTCAAACGAATCGACAGCCCGTCGAAGGATGGAAGGTTCGATACGAAATCCTGGACGGTCCTCCCTCAGCATTCCTGATCAATGGCCAAACGGCTGCACAGGGCGAACCTGTCGAAGTTCGTTCCGATGGCAATGGTTTTGCGACCGCCGAGTTGGCCCCCCTATCGAATCAGGCCGGGACAGCTCAGGTTCGTGTCACGCTTATCCAGCCCAATATGGACCCTGAAAGTAACGCCGAGAACTTGATGCTCGGTTCCGGAGTGACCACAGTCACGTGGAGTGCTCCACAACTTTCGGTCGACATCACCGGTCCAGAAGTTGCCGAGTATAACTCGCAGGCGGTCTACAACATCAACCTGCAAAACGGTGGTGATGTGGCCGCACGAAATACATTCCTTAGCGTGACCCTCGATCCTGGTCTGGTCTACGAGTCGAGCGTGCCAGCCGCCCAGGTCCGTGGCAATCGCTTAGAGTGGTCGATCGGCGACCTCGAAGCTCGCGGCTTCCGACAGATCTCGCTGACAACGCGAGTTCAACAATCGGGCACACTGCAAAACCAGGTCGTCGCAACGGCCGAGCCAGGACTTCGTAGCGAAGACAGCGTCAGCACGCAAATCGCGGTCGATGCGATCCACCTCGAAATGGAGGGGCCGGAATCGGTCACCGTCGGCGAACCGGTCACCTATCGAATCACAATCCGTAACACTGGCAATCAGCAGCTCACCAATCTACGGTTGGAAGATGTGTTCGACAACGGATTGATCATCCCAGGTCGAGAAAGCCCGATCGGCAATCGCCTCAATGGCGGTACGCTGAACATGGGCCAAACCATCACGGAAAGCCTTACCTTCCAAACACAGACTCCGGGGCGTTACTGCCATCGCTTGACCGTCGAGGCCGATGGTGTGCAGGGCAAGTCCGCTACGGCATGCGTCTCGGTCAATCCACCCCCTGCAGAGCCTAGTTTCAACTTGGAACTGCGTGCCCCTTCGACCCGAACGGTAGACGAAACGGTTCTGTTCCGGGCCATCCTGACGAACACCGGACCAGTGACGCTGACCAATGTCCAGGTGGAAGAAATCGTTGATCCTAGCTTCCAGATTCTCGGCCGAACCGATCCGGCTCGCGACGAGCAGAACAAAGTGATTTGGACATTCCCACGCATCTTGCCAAACCAGCAAGCGATTTTGGAAGTGGAATGCAAAGCGAATAGTCCTATCAGTGAGGCTTGCAATCGCATTTCCGCAACGACCGCGGAAGGCGTGTCGAATAATGCTCGAACTTGCACGACGATCACGGCCTCGGCACGTCCGCCTCAGGAACAGCCACCAGCAGTGGGTCAAAACGGCGGGGGGACACCTCAGGAAGTTACCGGGCAATTGGAAGTCAGCCTAACCGAACTGCAAGAGAACATTCGAGCCGGCAACAATGTGACCTATTACCTTTCGGTTAGGAATGCCCGTAACGCTGACGATGGCAACGTCGAAGTTCTACTGCGGCTCGGCGACGGGATGCGATTCGTAGGACTAACCGGCCCAGGTAATCCGCAAACGTCTCAGTCCGCTGATGGAATGACGATTGGCGTTCAACCGCTTCGCTACATGCGAGCCGGAGACTCGGCCAGCTTCCAAATCACGGTCCAAATGGCTACGCCTGGGAAGAAATTGATTAAAGCGGAAGTTCGCAGCCAGCGATCGCCGCAAGGCATATCGGTCGAAGAGGATACGACCGTATACTAA
- a CDS encoding dihydroorotase translates to MKTLIKNATVVLPDGPQKTSVLIDGAQIADIDPAESVKVDETVYAYGMTLIPGVIDPHVHMRDPGFTSKEDLRSGSRACAKGGITTFLEMPNTNPATVSQKLLEEKLTLAANKSIVNYGFFMGATLQNMEELKTAKRTPGIKIYMGSSTGDMALTDPGLLEAIFAETKLPIAVHAEDESIIEKMKQECAGTRNVMDHSKIRNVDAEVAAVKKACELAREYKHRLHICHVSAGASVDIFEDHADVITAEVCPHHLFLNIEDYLNLGTLAQMNPSLKTKEDNETLFQALLDDKIQIVATDHAPHLWDEKCGRYPDTPSGVPGVDTALPLMLDMVAKDKCTIEDVVHWMCEGPALVWDILEKGRIEVGYDADLVLIDMNKTQTIRGPQMESKCRWTPFEGREVTGWPMRTWVCGKEVYRDGQFDESRMGVEAMFDHDRGGYWAGVED, encoded by the coding sequence ATGAAAACGCTGATTAAGAACGCCACCGTAGTTTTGCCGGATGGACCGCAGAAGACGTCCGTTTTGATCGATGGTGCCCAGATTGCCGACATCGATCCGGCCGAATCGGTCAAAGTCGACGAAACGGTCTACGCCTACGGCATGACACTGATCCCCGGCGTCATCGATCCGCACGTCCACATGCGTGACCCTGGTTTCACCTCCAAGGAAGACCTCCGCAGCGGTAGCCGCGCATGTGCCAAGGGGGGCATCACCACCTTCCTGGAAATGCCCAACACCAATCCAGCGACTGTTTCGCAAAAGCTGCTGGAAGAAAAGCTGACGTTGGCGGCTAACAAAAGCATCGTCAACTACGGCTTCTTCATGGGCGCGACTCTGCAGAACATGGAAGAGCTGAAGACTGCCAAACGCACGCCTGGCATCAAGATCTACATGGGCAGCAGCACCGGCGACATGGCCCTCACCGATCCAGGCCTTTTGGAAGCGATCTTCGCCGAAACCAAGCTACCGATCGCCGTTCATGCGGAAGACGAATCGATCATCGAAAAGATGAAGCAGGAATGTGCCGGCACGCGCAACGTGATGGACCACTCCAAGATTCGCAACGTCGATGCCGAAGTCGCCGCCGTCAAAAAGGCATGCGAACTGGCTCGCGAATACAAGCATCGTCTGCACATCTGCCATGTCAGTGCTGGGGCTTCGGTTGACATCTTCGAGGATCACGCCGATGTGATCACCGCAGAAGTTTGCCCGCACCACTTGTTCCTGAACATCGAAGATTACTTGAACCTGGGCACGCTTGCTCAGATGAATCCTTCGCTCAAAACGAAGGAAGACAACGAAACGCTCTTCCAGGCCCTGCTGGACGACAAGATTCAAATCGTCGCGACCGATCATGCTCCGCACCTTTGGGACGAAAAGTGCGGCCGCTACCCTGACACCCCCAGCGGTGTTCCTGGGGTCGACACGGCGTTGCCGCTGATGCTGGACATGGTCGCCAAAGACAAGTGCACCATCGAAGACGTCGTGCACTGGATGTGCGAAGGCCCTGCATTGGTTTGGGATATCCTGGAAAAGGGTCGCATCGAAGTAGGCTACGACGCCGACTTGGTGCTGATCGACATGAACAAGACCCAAACCATCCGCGGCCCCCAAATGGAATCGAAGTGCCGCTGGACCCCATTCGAAGGCCGAGAAGTCACCGGCTGGCCAATGCGAACATGGGTGTGTGGTAAGGAAGTCTACCGCGACGGCCAATTCGACGAATCCCGCATGGGCGTCGAAGCCATGTTCGACCACGACCGAGGCGGCTACTGGGCCGGCGTCGAAGATTAG
- a CDS encoding DUF1559 domain-containing protein, with protein MRKRQPTRLPRLPGFTLVELLVVIAIIGILIALLLPAVQQAREAARRMKCSNQLKQIALACHTYHDTFHSLPYGAMATKDIPNDADWRWTGFMQLLPFIEQSPLHNRFKGIDWNAPIGAYQEMHDAEMGTYQCPSDPFAGQRVSPRYARADVEEYDNVLVTSYAFNAGGKWNVGGRRDYFVTSFKDEDSDVQGPFLVNRCVRFEAITDGMSHTFLLGEAAQYDTAEDDYVVPSNRDGRLHAMWMEGDLHSMRSTFWPPYASVLKCMQAKHPDSGKGTGTIRDECHFTFGGPHPGIVLMARADGGVSRISETIDEPTWQNLGYRADGNVVSLP; from the coding sequence GTGAGGAAGCGACAACCAACCCGACTTCCCCGTTTACCTGGTTTCACACTGGTGGAATTGCTGGTCGTGATTGCGATCATCGGAATCTTGATCGCGCTGCTTTTGCCTGCCGTTCAACAAGCACGCGAAGCGGCTCGGCGAATGAAATGCAGCAACCAGCTGAAACAGATCGCGTTGGCGTGTCATACCTATCACGATACGTTTCACTCGCTGCCGTACGGAGCGATGGCGACCAAGGATATCCCCAACGATGCCGACTGGCGCTGGACGGGGTTCATGCAGCTGCTGCCGTTCATCGAGCAGTCTCCTTTGCACAACCGCTTTAAGGGAATCGACTGGAACGCTCCGATCGGGGCTTACCAGGAGATGCACGACGCCGAGATGGGCACCTATCAATGCCCTTCCGATCCGTTCGCAGGCCAGCGGGTCTCGCCACGTTATGCCCGGGCCGATGTGGAAGAGTACGACAACGTGCTGGTGACCAGCTACGCATTCAACGCTGGCGGAAAATGGAACGTCGGTGGGCGTCGCGATTATTTCGTCACAAGCTTCAAAGATGAAGATTCCGACGTCCAGGGACCGTTTCTCGTCAATCGATGCGTGCGGTTTGAAGCGATCACCGATGGGATGAGTCATACGTTTCTGCTGGGAGAAGCGGCCCAGTACGACACGGCCGAGGACGACTACGTGGTGCCCTCTAATCGAGATGGCCGCTTGCACGCGATGTGGATGGAAGGCGATCTGCATAGCATGCGTTCGACGTTTTGGCCCCCTTATGCCTCCGTGCTGAAATGTATGCAGGCCAAACATCCTGACTCGGGGAAGGGGACGGGAACGATTCGCGACGAATGCCATTTCACCTTCGGCGGACCTCACCCCGGGATTGTGCTGATGGCCAGAGCCGACGGCGGTGTCTCGCGGATTTCGGAGACGATCGACGAGCCAACGTGGCAAAATCTGGGCTATCGAGCCGACGGAAACGTGGTCTCGTTGCCGTAA
- the ccsA gene encoding cytochrome c biogenesis protein CcsA, with product MLSGITLLCFAACYAITLGLEIARIWIRARSRAIFSLGFGVVGLVTHTLYLIAEQQGVIQSGPISSWHQWCLMAAWVLMSLYVIAAFAQPGTSLGLFLLPLVLLLIGVAYLMDQVAPFGAETSAETWGVIHGTALLAGTVVVMLGFVTGIMYLIQSYRLKHKMLSTEGFKLPSLEWLETTNRRALVISTCLLAGGMFAGILLKINHNSFPWTDPVIWSSAILFLWLVAAMIFEVVYRPARRGQKVAYLTMANFVFLALVLALILFGPSQHARKTGSSTEEISAAPAAMPIARERSLTR from the coding sequence ATGCTGTCTGGGATCACCCTGCTTTGTTTTGCTGCTTGTTACGCGATTACGCTAGGGCTTGAGATTGCGCGGATCTGGATTCGTGCACGGTCGCGGGCCATCTTTTCGCTCGGTTTCGGCGTCGTCGGCTTGGTGACGCATACGCTGTACCTGATTGCCGAGCAGCAAGGGGTTATTCAATCGGGGCCGATTTCGTCGTGGCACCAATGGTGCTTGATGGCGGCGTGGGTGTTGATGTCGCTGTACGTGATCGCCGCGTTCGCGCAGCCAGGGACTTCACTGGGTTTGTTTCTGCTGCCGCTGGTGTTGCTGTTGATCGGCGTGGCTTACTTGATGGATCAAGTCGCACCGTTTGGCGCCGAGACTTCGGCCGAGACATGGGGCGTCATCCACGGTACCGCACTCTTGGCAGGCACCGTCGTGGTAATGCTGGGGTTCGTGACGGGGATCATGTATCTGATTCAGTCGTATCGACTAAAACATAAGATGTTGTCGACCGAAGGTTTCAAGCTGCCGAGCCTGGAGTGGCTCGAAACGACCAACCGCCGCGCGCTAGTGATCTCGACCTGTCTGCTGGCCGGGGGCATGTTCGCAGGCATCTTGCTGAAGATCAATCACAACAGCTTCCCTTGGACCGACCCAGTGATCTGGAGCTCGGCGATTTTGTTTTTGTGGCTGGTCGCCGCGATGATCTTCGAGGTGGTCTATCGTCCGGCGCGTCGTGGGCAAAAAGTCGCTTACCTGACGATGGCCAACTTTGTGTTCCTGGCGTTGGTGCTCGCGCTGATCTTGTTCGGTCCGTCACAGCATGCCCGCAAAACCGGTAGTTCGACGGAAGAAATCTCCGCCGCTCCAGCCGCCATGCCGATCGCCAGGGAAAGGAGCCTCACCCGATGA